From the genome of Gracilimonas sp., one region includes:
- a CDS encoding phosphoglycerate mutase family protein — MKRLLLISGVLLISLTAFAQSAEEPVSETTLIFVRHAEKVDDGTRDPSLSEQGKTRAVRLADIMLKEYNVSAIYSTPYKRTKETASPIADSLGIVIQEYGLNDPKGLVQSIISSNKASTALIVGHSNTTPLLVNISLGEQRFEQLDEKAYGDIFIVTIGENQPPKVEKRNY; from the coding sequence ATGAAACGACTCTTATTAATTTCCGGTGTTCTTTTAATATCCTTAACCGCTTTTGCTCAGTCAGCAGAAGAACCAGTCTCAGAAACAACCTTGATATTTGTTCGTCATGCAGAGAAAGTAGATGATGGTACACGAGATCCATCCTTAAGTGAGCAGGGAAAAACCCGGGCTGTGCGACTAGCTGACATTATGCTTAAAGAATATAATGTATCAGCTATTTATAGCACACCATATAAGAGAACCAAAGAGACCGCATCTCCAATAGCAGATAGTTTAGGCATTGTAATCCAGGAATACGGATTGAATGATCCAAAGGGATTGGTTCAGTCTATCATATCCTCGAATAAAGCTTCTACAGCTCTGATTGTGGGTCACTCCAACACAACACCACTCTTGGTTAATATATCACTGGGAGAACAACGATTTGAGCAACTCGATGAAAAAGCCTATGGAGATATTTTTATAGTAACCATTGGTGAGAATCAGCCCCCTAAGGTGGAAAAAAGAAATTATTAA